The Xiphophorus couchianus chromosome 5, X_couchianus-1.0, whole genome shotgun sequence genome includes a region encoding these proteins:
- the LOC114144016 gene encoding homeobox protein Nkx-2.5-like translates to MLLGGLHFVDAGELELDDMMLQSPLTSTPFSVKDILKLEQQQQQQSSSLELPHRVHSQQHLTRSPSQHQQQPQHFQSPPSCMLAVPRDSPSFSDSEDNLAYLSALAVRDEERGDPSLSPSMYVHPGLQGAKLEAAELEAQESKNCGLVSREDAAEGGLGESERPVQKQRSRRRPRVLFSQAQVFELERRFKQQRYLSAPEREHLATTLKLTSNQVKIWFQNRRYKCKRQRQDKSLEAAGQQHHPPPPRRVAVPVLVRDGKPCLGGAQSYAAAAAAPYGSNPYSYNGYPAYAYSSPAYNSNYSCSYTSIPALPPSSTPNAFMNMNLGNVGGLGGSTQAQTHQGTAVTSCQGSLQGIRAW, encoded by the exons ATGTTACTCGGCGGGCTTCATTTCGTCGATGCCGGAGAGCTGGAGCTGGATGACATGATGCTGCAGAGCCCGCTCACCTCCACGCCGTTTTCCGTCAAGGATATCCTCAagctggagcagcagcagcagcaacagtcCAGCTCCCTGGAGCTCCCGCACCGCGTCCACAGCCAGCAGCACTTGACTCGCTCTCCGTcccagcatcagcagcagccgCAGCACTTCCAAAGCCCGCCGTCATGCATGCTGGCCGTGCCTCGGGATAGCCCGTCTTTCTCGGACAGTGAGGACAACCTGGCGTACCTCAGCGCGCTGGCGGTGCGCGATGAGGAGCGCGGGGACCCCAGCCTCTCCCCGAGCATGTACGTCCATCCCGGGCTGCAGGGAGCCAAGCTGGAGGCCGCAGAGCTGGAGGCGCAGGAGAGCA AGAACTGCGGCTTGGTGTCCCGGGAAGACGCAGCGGAGGGCGGGCTCGGTGAGTCGGAGAGGCCGGTGCAGAAGCAGAGGAGCCGGCGGAGACCCCGGGTCCTCTTCTCCCAGGCGCAGGTCTTCGAGTTGGAGCGGCGCTTCAAGCAGCAGCGCTACCTGTCCGCCCCGGAGCGGGAGCACCTGGCCACCACCCTGAAGCTCACCTCCAACCAGGTGAagatctggttccagaaccgcCGCTACAAATGCAAGCGCCAGCGGCAGGACAAGTCTCTGGAGGCGGCCGGGCAGCAGCACCACCCGCCCCCGCCGCGGCGCGTCGCCGTGCCGGTGCTGGTGCGAGACGGGAAGCCGTGTCTGGGCGGTGCGCAGAGCTACGCCGCTGCCGCCGCCGCGCCCTACGGCTCCAACCCGTACAGCTATAACGGATACCCGGCTTACGCCTACAGCAGCCCGGCATACAACAGCAACTACAGCTGCTCGTACACCAGCATCCCCGCCCTGCCGCCGTCCAGCACCCCGAACGCCTTCATGAACATGAACTTGGGAAACGTGGGCGGCCTCGGCGGCTCCACGCAGGCCCAAACACATCAAGGGACAGCGGTCACTTCCTGCCAGGGCTCCCTGCAGGGGATCCGCGCCTGGTAG